The following proteins are co-located in the Parafannyhessea umbonata genome:
- a CDS encoding HD domain-containing protein, whose translation MLTGEAIAKMVDFSAGNLHDVDHLLHVFGLAKAIAEGEGLDAETLHVIELAAVVHDIACPLCRKKYGSAPGKLQEKESAPLVREFFAGTDEPQETVERIAWVVSHHHTYEPVEGAVHRVILEADWLVNTSEGVRDGRPAPTRPAPFFATRTGLALFAAMFPPVAQ comes from the coding sequence ATGCTCACGGGAGAGGCAATAGCCAAGATGGTGGACTTCTCGGCGGGAAACCTGCACGACGTTGACCACCTGCTACATGTGTTTGGCCTGGCAAAGGCCATTGCGGAGGGCGAGGGGCTCGACGCGGAGACCCTGCACGTGATAGAGCTTGCGGCCGTGGTGCACGACATCGCGTGCCCGCTGTGCCGCAAGAAGTACGGCTCCGCACCCGGCAAGCTGCAAGAGAAGGAGTCCGCGCCGCTCGTGAGGGAGTTCTTTGCGGGAACGGACGAGCCGCAAGAGACCGTGGAGCGCATTGCGTGGGTCGTGTCGCACCACCACACGTACGAGCCGGTGGAGGGCGCGGTGCACCGGGTGATCCTGGAGGCGGACTGGCTGGTCAACACGTCCGAGGGCGTGCGCGACGGCAGGCCTGCGCCCACGAGGCCAGCGCCGTTTTTTGCCACGAGGACCGGGCTTGCGCTGTTTGCGGCGATGTTTCCGCCCGTGGCGCAGTAG
- the nrdD gene encoding anaerobic ribonucleoside-triphosphate reductase — protein sequence MKIIKRNGSEVEFDVQKIVNAIKAANAEAPADEQLSDREVKFASYNVQDECADAGHTVTVEEVQDLVEDQLMALDRFTVARKYIIYRYVQNQKRQKNTTDDKILSLIEANNEEVKQENSNKNPTVVSVQRDYMAGEVSKDLAMRELLPEDVVKAHEEGIIHFHDADYFAQHMHNCDLVNLDDMLQNGTVISGTMIEKPHSFSTACNIATQIIAQVASCQYGGQSISLYHLAKFVDVSRKKIRRQVYAEMEAIDAHPGTEKIDQIVEKRLHDEIARGVQTIQYQVVTLMTTNGQAPFITVFMYLNEAQNAQEKHDLALCIEEMLKQRYQGVKNEAGVWITPAFPKLIYVLEEDNVHEGDEYFYLTKLAAKCTAKRMVPDYISEKKMREYKLSKGETEGNGDVYTCMGCRSFLTPDRSGNGYDNVARAKNYEPGKPKYYGRFNQGVVTINLPDVALSADRDVDKFWKIFDERLDLCHKALRCRHDRLCGTLSDAAPILWQYGALARLDKGEKIDSLLYGGYSTISLGYAGLYECVKALTGHSHTDPEGEGLGLAIMQHMNDRCAEWKAAENIDYSLYGTPLESTTYKFAKCLQRRFGVIPGITDKSYITNSYHVHVTEQIDAFSKLAFESKFQRLSPGGAISYVEVPNMQDNLEAVVKVMQFIYDNIMYAELNTKSDYCQVCGYDGEIRIVEDDGKLVWECPNCGNRDQSKMNVARRTCGYIGTQYWNQGRTQEIKDRVLHL from the coding sequence ATGAAGATCATCAAGAGGAACGGTTCCGAGGTCGAGTTCGACGTTCAGAAGATCGTGAACGCCATCAAGGCCGCGAACGCCGAGGCCCCCGCCGACGAGCAGCTCTCGGACCGCGAGGTCAAGTTCGCGTCCTACAACGTTCAGGACGAGTGCGCGGACGCCGGTCACACCGTGACCGTCGAGGAGGTCCAGGACCTCGTCGAGGACCAGCTCATGGCCCTCGACCGCTTCACCGTCGCCCGCAAGTACATCATCTACCGCTACGTGCAGAACCAGAAGCGCCAGAAGAACACGACGGACGACAAGATCCTCAGCCTCATCGAGGCGAACAACGAGGAGGTCAAGCAGGAGAACTCCAACAAGAACCCCACCGTCGTGTCCGTCCAGCGCGACTACATGGCAGGCGAGGTCTCCAAAGACCTCGCGATGCGCGAGCTGCTTCCCGAGGACGTGGTGAAGGCCCACGAGGAGGGCATCATCCACTTCCACGACGCGGACTACTTCGCGCAGCACATGCACAACTGCGACCTGGTGAACCTCGACGACATGCTGCAGAACGGCACCGTCATCTCAGGCACCATGATCGAGAAGCCCCACAGCTTCAGCACCGCGTGCAACATCGCGACGCAGATCATCGCGCAGGTGGCGTCCTGCCAGTACGGCGGCCAGTCCATCTCGCTCTACCACCTCGCCAAGTTCGTGGACGTTTCGCGCAAGAAGATCCGTCGCCAGGTCTACGCCGAGATGGAGGCCATCGACGCACACCCCGGCACCGAGAAGATCGACCAGATCGTCGAGAAGCGCCTCCACGACGAGATCGCGCGCGGCGTCCAGACCATCCAGTACCAGGTCGTCACCCTCATGACCACCAACGGCCAGGCGCCGTTCATCACCGTGTTCATGTACCTCAACGAGGCCCAGAACGCGCAGGAGAAGCACGACCTCGCCCTCTGCATCGAGGAGATGCTGAAGCAGCGCTACCAGGGCGTGAAGAATGAGGCCGGCGTCTGGATCACCCCCGCGTTCCCGAAGCTCATCTACGTGCTGGAGGAGGACAACGTCCACGAGGGCGACGAGTACTTCTACCTCACGAAGCTCGCGGCGAAGTGCACGGCCAAGCGCATGGTGCCCGACTACATCTCCGAGAAGAAGATGCGCGAGTACAAGCTGTCCAAGGGTGAGACCGAGGGCAACGGCGACGTGTACACCTGCATGGGCTGCCGCTCCTTCCTCACCCCGGACCGCTCCGGCAACGGCTACGACAACGTGGCCCGCGCCAAGAACTACGAGCCGGGCAAGCCCAAGTACTACGGCCGCTTCAACCAGGGCGTCGTCACCATCAACCTGCCGGACGTCGCGCTGTCCGCCGACCGTGACGTCGACAAGTTCTGGAAGATCTTCGACGAGCGCCTCGACCTGTGCCACAAGGCCCTGCGCTGCCGTCACGACCGTCTGTGCGGCACGCTGTCCGACGCCGCGCCGATTCTGTGGCAGTACGGCGCGCTTGCGCGCCTCGACAAGGGCGAGAAGATCGACTCCCTGCTCTACGGCGGCTACTCCACCATCAGCCTCGGCTACGCCGGACTGTACGAGTGCGTGAAGGCGCTCACGGGCCACAGCCACACCGATCCCGAGGGCGAGGGGCTCGGCCTTGCCATCATGCAGCACATGAACGACAGGTGCGCGGAGTGGAAGGCAGCCGAGAACATCGACTACTCCCTGTACGGCACGCCCCTCGAGTCCACCACCTACAAGTTCGCGAAGTGCCTCCAGCGCCGCTTCGGCGTCATCCCCGGCATCACGGACAAGAGCTACATCACGAACTCCTACCACGTGCACGTGACCGAGCAGATCGACGCCTTCAGCAAGCTCGCCTTCGAGTCAAAGTTCCAGCGTCTCTCCCCCGGCGGCGCCATCAGCTACGTCGAGGTCCCGAACATGCAGGACAACCTCGAGGCAGTCGTGAAGGTCATGCAGTTCATCTACGACAACATCATGTACGCCGAGCTCAACACCAAGAGCGATTACTGCCAGGTCTGCGGCTACGACGGCGAGATCAGAATCGTGGAGGACGACGGCAAGCTCGTCTGGGAGTGCCCCAACTGCGGCAACCGCGACCAGTCCAAGATGAACGTCGCGCGTCGCACCTGCGGCTACATTGGCACCCAGTACTGGAACCAGGGCCGCACGCAGGAGATAAAGGATCGCGTGCTTCACCTGTAG
- a CDS encoding NADase-type glycan-binding domain-containing protein translates to MFCTNCGAKIKPGTRFCPQCGADLSAVSSADETAADETAADETVAGEAPVDAQDLTQPMPPAHASWKPRQASNEDAGQDEPSGQDELQATSPQAMVGGAVAPREVPQAPARPKAGSLRPDPERGGRKVALIALGVLALCAAAVAGVILGVMPMLNANHKEPSIVRTDDSSSSSGTKKITLGGSGEDDAGSSSSEEHVGFKGVTRASASSTLPTDQYASYGAQNLIDGNVTTCWAEGASGLGIGEYVTLSDDERQTFSAFSIANGYQKSESLYHKNPRATRLGVSVDGKKVMDVDLPDNEFGSITRFELPEPVDGNSITFTIEAATPGSKYEDTSISEITVS, encoded by the coding sequence ATGTTCTGCACTAACTGTGGCGCCAAGATCAAACCAGGAACGCGCTTCTGCCCGCAGTGCGGCGCGGACCTCTCTGCCGTCTCGTCCGCGGACGAGACGGCCGCGGACGAGACGGCCGCGGACGAGACGGTCGCTGGCGAGGCCCCGGTCGACGCGCAGGACCTGACGCAGCCCATGCCTCCCGCACATGCCTCCTGGAAGCCAAGGCAGGCCTCGAACGAGGACGCCGGCCAAGACGAACCCTCCGGCCAGGACGAGCTGCAGGCGACGTCACCGCAGGCAATGGTCGGCGGAGCCGTCGCGCCCAGGGAGGTGCCCCAGGCACCGGCGCGCCCGAAGGCGGGCTCGCTTCGCCCCGACCCGGAGCGCGGCGGGCGCAAGGTCGCCCTCATAGCGCTCGGCGTGCTCGCGCTCTGCGCGGCGGCCGTCGCGGGCGTGATCCTGGGCGTGATGCCGATGCTCAACGCCAACCACAAGGAGCCCTCCATCGTGAGGACCGATGACTCGTCCAGCTCCAGCGGCACGAAGAAGATCACGCTCGGCGGCTCCGGCGAGGACGACGCAGGCTCCAGCTCCAGCGAGGAGCACGTGGGCTTCAAGGGCGTCACCCGCGCCAGCGCGTCCTCGACGCTGCCGACTGACCAGTACGCAAGCTACGGCGCCCAGAACCTGATTGACGGCAACGTCACGACCTGCTGGGCGGAGGGTGCAAGCGGGCTTGGCATTGGGGAGTACGTGACTCTTTCCGACGACGAGCGCCAGACCTTCTCGGCATTCTCCATCGCGAACGGCTACCAGAAGTCCGAGAGCCTGTACCACAAGAATCCGCGCGCAACCAGGCTGGGCGTCTCCGTGGACGGCAAGAAGGTCATGGACGTCGACCTGCCCGACAACGAGTTTGGCTCGATCACCCGCTTCGAGCTGCCCGAGCCCGTCGACGGCAACTCCATCACGTTCACGATAGAGGCGGCGACGCCAGGCTCGAAGTACGAGGACACCTCCATCTCGGAGATCACGGTTTCATAG
- a CDS encoding nitroreductase family protein, with protein MDQARDDIWAIEHRHSVRRFTGEAVPADVRAELERAVAAANATSGLHMQLAWDEPEAFKTMLAHYGKFQNACNYLALVGPKGPDLDELCGYFGEKIVLLAQRLGLNSCWVGGTFSRKRTRCNVGAGERLVMVVALGLGVDDGRPRRSKGISELSNTHGLVMPDWFQHGMQAAALAPTALNQQHFIFTLDRDRTRVRAQSTGGFFSKVDLGIAECHFELASGHAVEDSATSRLADSRAGEKGGR; from the coding sequence ATGGACCAGGCACGGGACGACATCTGGGCGATCGAGCACCGCCACTCCGTCAGGCGCTTCACGGGCGAGGCGGTGCCTGCAGACGTTCGCGCCGAGCTTGAGCGGGCCGTTGCCGCAGCGAATGCCACCTCTGGACTGCACATGCAGCTGGCCTGGGACGAGCCCGAGGCCTTCAAGACCATGCTCGCCCACTACGGAAAGTTCCAGAACGCTTGCAACTACCTTGCGCTGGTGGGGCCAAAGGGCCCGGACCTCGACGAGCTGTGCGGCTACTTTGGCGAGAAGATCGTGCTCCTTGCGCAGCGGCTTGGCCTTAACAGCTGCTGGGTGGGCGGCACGTTCAGCCGCAAGAGGACCCGCTGCAACGTGGGCGCAGGCGAGCGGCTCGTGATGGTGGTCGCGCTGGGCCTTGGCGTGGATGACGGACGTCCGCGCAGGTCGAAGGGCATAAGCGAGCTCAGCAACACCCACGGGCTCGTGATGCCGGACTGGTTTCAGCACGGCATGCAGGCGGCGGCGCTCGCGCCCACGGCCCTGAACCAGCAGCACTTCATCTTCACGCTGGACCGCGACCGCACCCGCGTGAGGGCGCAGTCCACGGGCGGCTTCTTCAGCAAGGTCGACCTGGGCATCGCGGAGTGCCACTTCGAGCTTGCAAGCGGACACGCCGTGGAGGACTCCGCCACAAGCCGGCTCGCAGACTCACGCGCGGGCGAGAAGGGCGGCCGTTAG
- a CDS encoding ABC transporter ATP-binding protein produces MEDLRYVARYLRGYRLDMLAATLLIMGETVAELAIPFLMARIVDVGIASGSLSLVLATGRRMVVVALLAGVCGLGYSRFSAKAAMGFGANLREAEYAHLQEYAFANLDEFESSSLVTRLTTDITVIQNAFVMGVRPLLRSPVMLVAGLVLACAMSARLAVVFFVILPFLAVALGLIVHHVAPQYAVLQGVMDRLNETLQEDLVAIRAIKAYVREGHVAKRFEDVNAALADTATHTFGGAVLNMPAFQAAMAVANVGLLWFGGQMVSSGEIGVGTLTGFMSYVLLIMNSLNMISSVFLLLARAVTSVGRVCEVLREKPAMDPNPTGAKEVTDGSVELRDVSFKYSATARRNVLEHVSLRFEPGSTVGILGGTGSGKSSLVQLLPRLYDATEGAVLVGGRDVRDYDVHALRAGVGMVLQKNVLFSGTVRDNLRWGNPGATDQEILQACRVACVDEFLDRIGGLDADLGHGGGNVSGGQKQRLCIARTLLAHPKVMVFDDSTSAVDTATDARIRAGLARLRDVTKVIIAQRVSSVMDADQIVILDDGRVHATGTHAQLLASDPIYQELYHSQNTTGDDGNGSE; encoded by the coding sequence ATGGAAGACCTTCGCTATGTAGCGCGCTACCTGCGCGGATATCGGTTGGACATGCTGGCGGCGACGCTACTGATCATGGGCGAGACCGTCGCGGAGCTCGCGATTCCCTTCCTGATGGCACGCATCGTGGACGTGGGCATCGCTTCGGGCAGCCTGTCGCTCGTGCTTGCCACGGGGCGCCGGATGGTTGTGGTGGCGCTTCTGGCAGGCGTCTGCGGCCTTGGGTACTCGCGCTTCTCGGCCAAGGCCGCCATGGGCTTTGGCGCGAACCTGCGCGAGGCGGAGTACGCCCACCTGCAGGAGTACGCGTTCGCAAACCTGGACGAGTTTGAGTCGTCCTCGCTGGTCACGCGCCTGACCACCGACATCACCGTCATCCAGAACGCGTTCGTGATGGGCGTGAGGCCGCTTCTGCGCAGCCCCGTCATGCTGGTGGCCGGCCTGGTGCTGGCGTGCGCCATGAGCGCGCGGCTCGCGGTGGTGTTCTTCGTGATCTTGCCGTTTCTTGCGGTTGCCTTGGGGCTCATCGTGCACCACGTAGCGCCGCAGTATGCGGTGCTGCAGGGCGTGATGGACCGCCTGAACGAGACGCTGCAGGAGGACCTGGTGGCCATACGCGCCATCAAGGCGTACGTGCGCGAGGGACACGTGGCGAAGCGCTTCGAGGACGTAAACGCCGCGCTTGCGGACACTGCGACGCACACGTTTGGCGGCGCCGTCCTGAACATGCCCGCGTTCCAGGCGGCCATGGCCGTGGCGAACGTGGGTCTGCTGTGGTTTGGCGGCCAGATGGTCTCCTCCGGCGAGATAGGCGTGGGCACGCTGACCGGCTTCATGAGCTACGTGCTGCTGATTATGAACTCTCTCAACATGATATCGAGCGTGTTTTTGCTGCTCGCGCGCGCCGTCACGAGCGTGGGACGCGTGTGCGAGGTGCTGCGCGAGAAGCCGGCCATGGACCCAAACCCCACGGGCGCGAAGGAGGTGACGGACGGCTCCGTGGAGCTTCGCGACGTCTCGTTCAAGTACAGCGCCACCGCGCGCAGGAACGTGCTGGAGCACGTGTCGCTTCGCTTCGAGCCAGGCTCCACCGTCGGCATCCTGGGCGGCACGGGATCTGGCAAGTCCTCCCTGGTGCAGCTACTGCCGCGCCTGTACGACGCGACGGAGGGCGCCGTCCTCGTGGGCGGGCGCGACGTGCGCGACTACGACGTGCACGCCCTGCGCGCGGGCGTGGGGATGGTGCTCCAGAAGAACGTGCTCTTCTCGGGCACCGTACGCGACAACCTGCGCTGGGGCAACCCCGGGGCGACAGACCAGGAGATCCTGCAGGCGTGCCGCGTCGCGTGCGTGGACGAGTTCCTGGACCGCATAGGCGGGCTCGACGCGGACCTGGGACACGGCGGGGGCAACGTCTCTGGCGGGCAGAAGCAGCGCCTGTGCATAGCGCGCACGCTGCTGGCGCACCCCAAGGTGATGGTGTTCGACGACTCCACCAGCGCCGTGGACACCGCGACGGACGCCCGCATACGCGCGGGGCTCGCACGCCTGCGCGACGTGACGAAGGTGATCATCGCGCAGCGCGTGAGCTCCGTCATGGACGCGGACCAGATCGTGATCTTGGACGACGGGCGCGTGCACGCAACGGGGACGCATGCGCAGCTGCTTGCGAGCGACCCCATCTACCAGGAACTCTATCACTCGCAAAACACCACGGGGGATGATGGCAATGGCTCAGAGTAA
- a CDS encoding MarR family winged helix-turn-helix transcriptional regulator has translation MQQRSDAPAEGRSLSDAHMMLYRAFHAQTNFLRPRMAKIGLGPGQPKILGYLGVNGPCSQRTLAEYFELDPAAVSRMLASLNQSGFVRMTQGEDRRTRLAEVTGEGRAALAEWDRCCDEEGATMLAGFSPDEVAQLQDYLTRIHANLRRANRATAPDGEAL, from the coding sequence ATGCAACAGCGCAGCGACGCGCCGGCAGAGGGACGCTCCCTCAGCGACGCGCACATGATGCTCTATCGCGCGTTCCACGCGCAGACAAACTTCCTGCGGCCGCGGATGGCCAAGATCGGCCTGGGGCCCGGCCAGCCCAAGATACTGGGCTACCTTGGGGTGAACGGCCCGTGCAGCCAGCGGACCCTTGCGGAGTACTTCGAGCTTGACCCCGCGGCCGTCAGCCGCATGCTCGCCTCGCTCAACCAGAGCGGCTTCGTGCGCATGACGCAGGGAGAAGATCGTCGCACCAGGCTTGCGGAGGTCACCGGGGAGGGCAGGGCCGCCCTGGCCGAGTGGGATCGGTGCTGCGACGAGGAGGGCGCGACCATGCTCGCGGGCTTCTCGCCCGACGAGGTGGCCCAACTGCAGGACTACCTCACGCGCATCCACGCGAACCTGCGACGCGCGAACCGCGCCACCGCCCCGGACGGGGAGGCGCTGTGA
- a CDS encoding CinA family protein, with amino-acid sequence MAQAEGTYDEAQIRAEYADLTRELIARGLQVSTMESATSGQIASLITDTEGASAVLRGAYVTYCNDAKVKCGVPAEVIRAHTVYSTQTAEAMAQACRRSYAANIGIGVTGTMGNVDPANPAASTPGEVYFAICLGSGEDVQGEKNHSFHVHLAPQPSRLMYKLAVAKEVRDRLVVLLAEAGA; translated from the coding sequence ATGGCACAGGCGGAGGGTACCTACGACGAGGCGCAGATCCGCGCGGAGTACGCAGACCTCACGCGCGAGCTCATCGCGCGCGGGCTGCAAGTGAGCACGATGGAGAGCGCCACGAGCGGCCAGATCGCGTCGCTCATCACGGATACGGAGGGCGCCTCGGCCGTGCTGAGGGGCGCGTACGTCACGTACTGCAACGACGCGAAGGTCAAGTGCGGCGTGCCGGCCGAGGTCATCCGCGCGCACACCGTCTACTCCACCCAGACGGCCGAGGCCATGGCGCAGGCGTGTCGCAGGTCGTACGCCGCGAACATCGGCATCGGCGTGACGGGCACCATGGGAAACGTCGACCCCGCGAACCCCGCGGCCTCGACCCCCGGCGAGGTCTACTTCGCCATCTGCCTGGGCTCGGGTGAGGACGTCCAGGGCGAGAAGAACCACAGCTTCCACGTGCACCTCGCTCCTCAGCCGTCGCGGCTCATGTACAAGCTCGCGGTTGCGAAGGAGGTGCGGGACAGGCTGGTGGTCCTTCTCGCCGAGGCGGGGGCGTAG
- the nrdG gene encoding anaerobic ribonucleoside-triphosphate reductase activating protein, whose translation MNYANIKYCDIANGIGVRTTVFVSGCRLHCKGCFNAEAWSFSAGKPFDREVEDKVLESLRPSYVNGLSVLGGEPTEPENVAALAPFLERVRAELPEKDIWMYSGRTWEQLTGDGDHASPDMDRVLSCLDVLVDGPFVQDLYDISLRFRGSSNQRLIDVPATLKAHADGTLSGANDVVEWVDDPVFSTHSM comes from the coding sequence ATGAACTACGCCAACATCAAATACTGCGACATCGCCAACGGCATCGGGGTGCGCACCACGGTCTTCGTGTCCGGGTGCCGCCTGCATTGCAAGGGCTGTTTCAACGCGGAAGCCTGGTCCTTCTCGGCTGGAAAGCCCTTTGACCGCGAGGTGGAGGACAAGGTGCTGGAGAGCCTGCGGCCCTCGTACGTGAATGGCCTCTCCGTGTTGGGCGGCGAGCCCACGGAGCCGGAGAACGTCGCCGCGCTCGCGCCCTTCCTCGAGCGCGTACGGGCAGAGCTGCCCGAGAAGGACATCTGGATGTACTCTGGACGTACCTGGGAACAGCTGACAGGCGACGGGGACCACGCCTCGCCGGACATGGACCGCGTGCTCTCGTGTCTGGACGTACTGGTGGACGGCCCGTTTGTGCAGGATCTCTACGACATCTCACTGCGTTTCCGCGGCTCATCCAACCAGCGTCTGATTGACGTGCCCGCCACGCTCAAGGCGCATGCGGACGGAACGCTCTCCGGTGCGAACGACGTGGTGGAGTGGGTGGACGACCCCGTGTTCTCAACGCACTCCATGTAG
- a CDS encoding Cof-type HAD-IIB family hydrolase, translating into MSEWKIDQNIKAAFFDADGTMISFATHRVPESTLVALRELRQNGVKCFLCTGRAPYTVEEVPLDSLEAFILFNGQFILNRDGILYQETMDKADIATIVGQVQAGMYQCLFMTAERMFVSGHDDLVRSIEARVGLTYEEDDPALALDADIYQLNVFLEPGQTDVVKQACNHIKMTRWTREFVDVFPRGGGKDRAVRKVLDLYGITPDEAIAFGDGGNDLGMFGVCGTSVAMGNGNPEVKEQADFVTDDVDRDGIYNACVRLGLIGR; encoded by the coding sequence ATGTCAGAGTGGAAGATCGACCAGAACATCAAGGCTGCGTTCTTCGACGCGGACGGAACCATGATCTCTTTCGCGACGCACCGCGTGCCGGAGTCCACCCTCGTGGCGCTGCGGGAGCTGCGTCAGAACGGCGTGAAGTGCTTCCTGTGCACCGGGCGCGCCCCGTATACCGTAGAGGAGGTGCCCCTGGACAGCCTCGAGGCGTTCATCCTGTTCAACGGTCAGTTCATCCTCAACCGCGATGGCATTCTGTACCAGGAGACGATGGACAAGGCGGACATCGCCACGATCGTGGGGCAGGTGCAGGCCGGTATGTACCAGTGCCTGTTCATGACGGCAGAGCGCATGTTCGTGAGCGGCCACGACGACCTGGTGCGCAGCATCGAGGCGAGGGTGGGCCTCACCTACGAGGAGGACGACCCCGCCCTTGCGCTTGACGCGGACATCTACCAGCTGAACGTCTTTCTGGAGCCTGGCCAGACCGACGTGGTGAAGCAGGCGTGCAACCACATCAAGATGACCCGGTGGACCCGCGAGTTCGTGGACGTGTTCCCCCGCGGAGGTGGAAAGGACCGCGCCGTACGCAAGGTGCTCGACCTCTACGGCATCACGCCAGACGAGGCCATCGCCTTTGGCGACGGCGGAAACGACCTTGGTATGTTTGGCGTGTGCGGCACCTCCGTCGCCATGGGCAACGGCAACCCAGAGGTGAAGGAGCAGGCGGATTTCGTGACCGACGACGTGGACCGCGACGGCATCTACAACGCGTGCGTGAGGCTGGGCCTCATCGGTCGCTAA
- a CDS encoding ABC transporter ATP-binding protein yields the protein MAQSKASGGVRPKDMRRTLRTFVGYMGHAKFHMLAVALLVTVAGAGNLAGTYMIKPVVNRIAAGDVAGFTADVVATATIYAVAVAAALAYTQVMVHAAQHIVFDIRRDLFGHIMRLPVSFFDRTRNGDVMSYFTNDVDTISEALNNSFANMMQAAVQTAGTLALLLVLNWRLTLVTLACDAVVVLYTRFSGRRSKRYFAAQQTTLGALDGYVEEMMSGQKVVKVFNHEGANLSGFRRLNQDLRRTGTSAQAYALTMVPSTVVIGYVNYAVVAVLGATMAIAGQTDVGSLASYLVFVRQATMPLNQLTQLGNFVLTALAGAERVFGVMELAPEADEGKVVVQRADRTDRTDRRHQDAPGEKDLPRRMAAGAAGWRWVLPGGGAVPLAGDVRLDDVTFGYEDGQTVLSHLSLYAKPGQKIAFVGSTGAGKTTITNLINRFYDVRSGSITYDGIDVQDIRKDDLRSTLGIVLQDTHLFSGTVADNIRFGKLDATDEEVRHAARIANADSFIQRLPSGYDTKITSDGANLSQGQRQLIAIARAAVADPPVLILDEATSSIDTRTEALIERGMDALMRGRTVFVIAHRLSTVRNANAIMVLEHGRIVERGTHDELLAQHGEYWQLCTGKRELD from the coding sequence ATGGCTCAGAGTAAGGCATCGGGCGGCGTGCGGCCCAAGGACATGCGCCGCACGCTGAGGACGTTCGTGGGCTACATGGGCCACGCAAAGTTCCACATGCTTGCCGTTGCGCTGCTGGTGACGGTCGCAGGCGCTGGCAACCTCGCGGGCACGTACATGATCAAGCCGGTCGTAAACCGCATCGCCGCTGGCGACGTCGCCGGCTTCACGGCAGACGTCGTGGCGACGGCGACCATCTACGCTGTGGCCGTGGCGGCAGCGCTCGCGTACACGCAGGTCATGGTGCACGCGGCGCAGCACATCGTGTTCGACATCCGCCGTGACCTGTTTGGCCACATCATGCGCCTGCCGGTGTCGTTCTTCGACCGCACGCGCAACGGCGACGTGATGAGCTACTTCACCAACGACGTCGACACCATAAGCGAGGCGCTCAACAACAGCTTCGCCAACATGATGCAGGCGGCGGTGCAGACGGCGGGCACCCTAGCGCTGCTGCTGGTGCTCAACTGGCGGCTCACCCTCGTGACGCTCGCGTGCGACGCGGTCGTGGTGCTGTACACGCGCTTCTCGGGCAGGCGCTCCAAGCGCTACTTCGCCGCGCAGCAGACCACGCTCGGCGCGCTGGACGGCTATGTGGAAGAGATGATGTCCGGCCAGAAGGTCGTGAAGGTCTTCAACCACGAGGGCGCGAACCTCTCTGGCTTCCGCCGCCTCAACCAGGACCTGCGCCGCACGGGGACCAGCGCGCAGGCCTACGCCCTCACCATGGTGCCCAGCACCGTCGTAATCGGCTACGTCAACTACGCCGTCGTCGCCGTGCTCGGCGCGACTATGGCGATCGCCGGCCAGACCGACGTGGGCAGCCTTGCCTCGTACCTGGTGTTCGTGCGCCAGGCCACCATGCCCCTCAACCAGCTCACGCAGCTCGGCAACTTCGTGCTCACGGCGCTTGCCGGCGCGGAGCGCGTGTTCGGCGTGATGGAGCTTGCCCCAGAGGCGGACGAGGGCAAGGTCGTGGTGCAGCGCGCGGACAGGACCGACCGCACGGACAGGCGGCACCAGGACGCGCCGGGCGAGAAGGACCTCCCCCGCCGCATGGCGGCCGGTGCGGCCGGATGGCGCTGGGTGCTCCCGGGCGGCGGTGCCGTGCCGCTTGCGGGCGACGTGCGCCTGGACGACGTCACCTTTGGCTACGAGGACGGGCAGACGGTGCTCTCTCACCTGTCGCTCTACGCGAAGCCCGGCCAGAAGATCGCGTTCGTGGGCTCCACGGGCGCGGGCAAGACCACGATCACCAACCTCATAAACCGCTTCTACGACGTGCGCTCCGGCTCCATCACCTACGACGGCATCGACGTGCAAGACATCCGCAAGGACGACCTCAGATCCACCCTGGGCATCGTGCTGCAGGATACGCACCTGTTCAGCGGCACCGTCGCGGACAACATCCGCTTCGGCAAGCTCGACGCCACGGACGAGGAGGTGCGCCACGCCGCGCGCATCGCAAACGCGGACTCGTTCATACAGAGGCTTCCCAGCGGCTACGACACCAAGATCACGTCCGACGGCGCCAACCTCTCGCAAGGGCAGCGCCAGCTCATCGCCATCGCGCGCGCCGCGGTGGCAGACCCGCCCGTCCTCATACTGGACGAGGCGACGTCGTCCATCGACACGCGCACCGAGGCCCTCATCGAGCGCGGCATGGACGCCCTCATGCGCGGGCGCACCGTGTTCGTGATAGCGCACCGGCTCTCCACCGTGCGCAACGCGAACGCCATCATGGTGCTGGAGCACGGCCGCATCGTGGAGCGCGGCACACACGATGAGCTGCTGGCCCAGCACGGCGAGTACTGGCAGCTCTGCACCGGCAAGCGCGAGCTTGACTAG